In Canis aureus isolate CA01 chromosome 6, VMU_Caureus_v.1.0, whole genome shotgun sequence, one genomic interval encodes:
- the CIDEA gene encoding lipid transferase CIDEA yields METARDYAGALFRPLTFMGSQTKRVLLTPLKHSARPFRVSNHDRSSRRGVMADSLKELLSKTLEALVITSGLVTLVLEEDGTVVDTEDFFQTLGDNTHFMILEEGQKWTPGANYTPARQQPKKAGIARVTFDLYKLTPKDVIGCLNVKATMYEMYSVSYDIRCTGVKALLRSLLRLLSHAAQVTGQLLIYTSSYMLRVLGDTEEQAPPKSCSRRGFTCR; encoded by the exons ATGGAGACCGCCCGGGACTACGCCGGAGCCCTCTTCAG GCCCCTGACATTTATGGGATCACAGACCAAGAGAGTCCTACTAACTCCCCTCAAGCACTCGGCTCGCCCCTTCCGGGTCTCCAACCATGACAGAAGCAGCCGTCGAGGGGTGATGGCTGACAGTCTGAAGGAGCTTCTCAGCAAG ACCCTGGAGGCCTTAGTTATCACCAGCGGACTGGTCACTCTGGTGTTGGAGGAAGATGGCACTGTGGTGGATACGGAAGATTTCTTTCAGACCTTAGGAGACAACACACATTTCATGATcttggaggaagggcagaagtgGACACCG GGTGCCAACTACACCCCAGCTCGCCAGCAACCAAAGAAGGCAGGAATAGCAAGAGTCACCTTCGACTTGTACAAGCTGACCCCCAAGGATGTCATTGGCTGCCTCAACGTGAAGGCCACCATGTATGAGATGTACTCGGTGTCCTACGACATCCGCTGTACTGGAGTCAAAGCCCTGCTGAG GAGCCTGCTGCGGCTGCTGTCCCACGCCGCCCAGGTGACTGGACAGTTGCTCATCTACACCAGCTCGTACATGCTCCGAGTGCTTGGTGACACGGAAGAGCAGGCTCCTCCCAAGTCCTGCTCCAGACGGGGGTTCACATGCAGATAG